One stretch of Croceibacterium atlanticum DNA includes these proteins:
- a CDS encoding SulP family inorganic anion transporter gives MTQSSALRRDWLSNPRKDILAGLVVALALIPEAIGFSIIAGVDPRVGLYASIAIAIVISFTGGRPGMISAATAAVAVVVVPLVRDHGVEYLFAATILMGIFQGIAALLRLDLLMQFVSRSVITGFVNALAILIFMAQLPQLTDVSWAAYAMVAAGLAIIYLLPRLTTAVPSPLVAIVILGAISIGMDLDVNTVGDMGELPEGLPYLVWPDVPLTWETLQIIAPYSLTMAAVGLLESLLTAQIVDDMTHTDSNKRRESAGQGVANIVAAMFGGMGGCAMIGQSVINVTSGGRGRLSTFTAGAALLILLWLLGPIVGQVPMPALVAVMIMVSIGTFSWNSIPNLRRHPWQSSVVMLATVIVVVATHNLALGVLVGVLLSGIFFAAKVRRMFEVVRRREADKAIYTVTGQIFFASVDRFQKALGPESQQPDPADHVVIDVTGAHFWDISAIGSLDKVVERMRRNGRSVQVVGLNQASADLVDKFALTDKTGVEIGLAPHP, from the coding sequence ATGACCCAATCAAGCGCGCTGCGCCGCGACTGGCTGAGCAATCCGCGCAAGGATATCCTTGCCGGTCTCGTCGTCGCCCTGGCCCTCATCCCCGAAGCGATCGGTTTCTCGATCATTGCCGGGGTCGATCCGCGTGTCGGCCTTTATGCCTCGATCGCGATTGCCATCGTCATTTCCTTCACCGGCGGCCGGCCGGGCATGATTTCCGCCGCCACCGCCGCGGTGGCTGTGGTGGTCGTGCCGCTGGTGCGCGATCACGGCGTCGAATATCTGTTCGCCGCCACCATATTGATGGGCATCTTCCAGGGTATCGCCGCCCTGTTGCGGCTGGACCTGCTGATGCAGTTCGTCTCCCGCTCCGTCATCACCGGCTTCGTCAATGCGCTGGCGATCCTGATCTTCATGGCCCAGCTGCCGCAGCTGACAGATGTAAGCTGGGCGGCCTATGCGATGGTCGCGGCCGGTCTGGCGATCATCTATCTGCTGCCGCGTCTGACCACTGCCGTCCCCTCCCCGCTCGTTGCCATCGTCATTCTCGGCGCGATTTCCATCGGCATGGATCTGGACGTGAACACGGTGGGCGACATGGGCGAACTGCCCGAAGGCCTGCCCTATCTGGTCTGGCCCGACGTGCCGCTGACCTGGGAGACGTTGCAGATAATCGCCCCCTATTCGCTGACCATGGCCGCGGTCGGCCTGCTCGAATCGCTGCTGACCGCCCAGATCGTGGACGACATGACCCATACGGACAGCAACAAGCGCCGCGAAAGCGCCGGGCAAGGCGTTGCCAATATCGTGGCGGCAATGTTCGGCGGCATGGGCGGCTGCGCGATGATCGGCCAGTCGGTCATCAATGTAACTTCCGGCGGGCGCGGGCGCCTGTCCACCTTCACCGCCGGTGCTGCGCTGCTGATTCTGCTGTGGCTGCTCGGCCCGATAGTCGGCCAGGTGCCGATGCCGGCGCTGGTGGCGGTGATGATCATGGTTTCGATCGGCACGTTCAGCTGGAATTCGATCCCCAATCTCCGCCGCCATCCGTGGCAGTCATCGGTGGTGATGCTGGCCACCGTGATAGTGGTCGTCGCCACGCATAATCTGGCGCTGGGCGTGCTGGTGGGCGTGCTGCTGTCCGGGATCTTCTTCGCCGCCAAGGTGCGGCGCATGTTCGAAGTGGTCCGCAGGCGCGAGGCGGACAAGGCGATCTACACCGTCACCGGGCAGATCTTCTTCGCCTCGGTCGACCGTTTCCAGAAAGCGCTCGGCCCTGAAAGCCAGCAGCCCGATCCGGCCGATCACGTGGTGATCGACGTGACGGGCGCCCATTTCTGGGATATCTCGGCAATCGGATCGCTGGACAAGGTGGTGGAACGGATGCGCCGCAACGGCCGCAGCGTGCAGGTGGTTGGCCTCAACCAGGCCAGTGCCGACCTGGTCGACAAATTTGCCCTGACCGACAAGACCGGCGTGGAAATCGGCCTTGCCCCGCATCCGTGA
- a CDS encoding cytochrome c gives MKLTGLSLIPALALVAACSQQEEEAPQDVELTLHEVMKNEIDVRADEVWAIGNAALDDQAGIDPDLMSDEDWTNLAAHSLSLRQAAIDLATLDPIIVTRPGVKIVDEGVPFGDSSADVQANIDKNPQGMRDMANALAAHMADLAAAAKDHDAARAGPLINQLDGVCETCHLEYWYPSQKEIIEQYINEGVLDPAS, from the coding sequence ATGAAACTGACCGGACTGAGCCTGATTCCGGCGCTGGCACTGGTGGCAGCCTGTTCCCAGCAGGAAGAAGAGGCGCCGCAGGACGTGGAGCTTACTCTCCACGAAGTGATGAAGAATGAAATCGATGTGCGGGCAGACGAGGTCTGGGCGATAGGCAATGCCGCGCTCGACGATCAGGCCGGTATCGACCCCGATCTGATGAGCGACGAGGACTGGACCAACTTGGCCGCCCATTCGCTGAGCCTGCGGCAAGCGGCCATAGATCTGGCCACGCTGGACCCGATCATCGTCACCCGCCCGGGCGTGAAGATCGTGGATGAAGGCGTGCCCTTTGGCGATAGTTCTGCCGACGTGCAGGCCAATATCGACAAGAACCCGCAGGGCATGCGCGACATGGCCAATGCCCTTGCCGCGCATATGGCGGATCTGGCCGCTGCGGCGAAGGACCATGACGCCGCCCGCGCAGGCCCGCTGATCAACCAGCTGGATGGCGTGTGCGAAACTTGCCATCTCGAATATTGGTATCCTTCGCAGAAGGAGATAATCGAACAATACATCAATGAAGGTGTCCTCGATCCCGCAAGCTGA
- a CDS encoding ABCB family ABC transporter ATP-binding protein/permease yields MSQQGSPKSQEDYAGWNTVRRFLPYLWPKDRPELRWRIAGATFFVVLAKIVVLTLPFAYAGAVDTMAADGDPAVWVAMALVVAYAAGRFATVVFDNIRNIIFERVGQDAVRHLTEDVFRRLHNLSLRFHLSRRTGEVTKVVERGTKSINSMIYFLLFNIMPTAVELLIVAGIFYTKFGWELVAATAVTVVSYIWITRLITEWRTKLRARMNDLDGIALSRAVDSLLNYETVKYFGAEKWEQERYGSAARAYAAAAISSENSLGLLNIVQASITNLLMAGAMAFTVWGWSRGDLSVGDLVLVNTYLMQLFRPLDLLGWVYRTIRQGLIDMAAMFRLIDTQLEVEDRPGAPALIVRHPTVAFDNVVFGYDRDREILHGLSFEAPAGQHIALVGPSGAGKSTIGRLLFRFYDPWSGRILIDGQDISEVTQASLRARIGIVPQDSVLFNDTIGYNIGYGREDATQEEILAAARDAAILPFIRNLPQGFETEVGERGLKLSGGEKQRVAIARTLLKDPPILLLDEATSALDTRTEQEIISTLRRVSERRTTIAIAHRLSTIADADRIFVMDAGRLAESGTHAQLLSRDGLYAEMWQRQAHEREEAADEPQSVL; encoded by the coding sequence ATGTCGCAACAGGGATCCCCGAAGAGCCAGGAAGATTATGCGGGCTGGAACACGGTCCGCCGCTTCCTGCCCTATCTATGGCCGAAGGACCGGCCCGAACTTCGCTGGCGCATTGCCGGCGCGACCTTCTTCGTCGTGCTGGCCAAGATCGTCGTGCTCACATTGCCCTTCGCTTATGCCGGCGCCGTGGACACGATGGCGGCGGATGGCGATCCGGCCGTGTGGGTCGCGATGGCGCTGGTCGTGGCCTATGCCGCGGGCCGGTTCGCCACGGTCGTTTTCGACAATATCCGCAACATCATCTTCGAACGGGTCGGCCAGGACGCGGTGCGGCATCTGACGGAAGACGTCTTCCGCAGGCTGCATAACCTGTCGCTCCGCTTCCACCTGTCGCGCCGCACGGGGGAAGTGACCAAGGTGGTCGAACGCGGGACGAAGAGCATCAATTCGATGATCTACTTCCTGCTGTTCAACATCATGCCTACTGCGGTCGAGCTGCTGATCGTGGCCGGTATTTTCTACACCAAGTTCGGCTGGGAACTGGTGGCCGCGACGGCGGTGACCGTTGTCTCCTATATCTGGATCACGCGCCTGATCACCGAATGGCGAACCAAATTGCGCGCCCGGATGAACGATCTGGATGGCATCGCCCTGTCGCGCGCGGTGGATTCGCTCCTCAATTACGAGACGGTGAAATATTTCGGCGCGGAAAAGTGGGAACAGGAACGATATGGCTCCGCCGCCCGCGCCTATGCCGCCGCCGCCATCAGCAGCGAAAATTCACTCGGCCTGCTCAATATCGTCCAGGCATCGATCACCAACCTGCTGATGGCGGGCGCCATGGCCTTCACCGTCTGGGGCTGGAGCCGGGGCGATCTGAGTGTCGGCGATCTGGTGCTGGTGAACACTTATCTGATGCAGCTGTTCCGCCCGCTGGATCTGCTGGGCTGGGTCTATCGCACGATCCGCCAGGGCCTGATCGACATGGCGGCGATGTTCCGCCTGATCGATACGCAGCTGGAAGTGGAGGACCGGCCCGGCGCCCCCGCATTGATCGTGCGCCATCCCACTGTCGCCTTCGACAATGTCGTCTTCGGTTATGACCGCGACCGGGAAATCCTGCACGGGCTGAGCTTCGAAGCCCCGGCCGGACAGCATATCGCCCTTGTCGGCCCGTCGGGGGCGGGCAAATCCACCATCGGGCGGCTGCTGTTCCGCTTCTACGATCCGTGGTCGGGGCGCATATTGATCGACGGGCAGGATATCAGCGAGGTGACGCAGGCCAGCCTGCGCGCCCGGATCGGGATTGTCCCGCAGGACAGCGTGCTGTTCAACGACACGATCGGATATAATATCGGCTATGGCCGGGAAGATGCCACGCAGGAGGAAATCCTGGCCGCCGCGCGCGACGCCGCGATCCTGCCCTTTATCCGGAACCTGCCGCAGGGTTTCGAAACCGAGGTGGGCGAACGCGGCCTGAAACTGTCCGGCGGGGAGAAGCAGCGCGTGGCCATTGCCCGCACATTGCTGAAGGATCCGCCGATCCTGCTGCTGGACGAGGCGACGAGCGCGCTGGACACGCGGACCGAGCAGGAAATCATTTCCACCCTGCGGCGCGTGTCCGAAAGGCGCACTACAATCGCCATCGCCCACCGCCTGTCCACCATTGCCGATGCGGATCGCATCTTCGTGATGGATGCCGGGCGGCTGGCCGAAAGCGGCACCCATGCGCAGCTCCTCTCGCGCGACGGGCTCTATGCCGAAATGTGGCAGCGCCAGGCGCATGAACGGGAAGAGGCGGCCGATGAACCGCAAAGCGTATTGTAA
- a CDS encoding aspartyl protease family protein codes for MTWHLLAAALASVAGGAIANPAETADKTTQAPQTDHEVIALEQERYRRLTVPVTIQGQGPFRFLIDTGSQATVLSHDLADLLQLTERRTAILVAMASRMPIETVDVRDLTLGSRSFYIQTAPLLDAIHIGDADGILGLDSLQDQRVLIDFVNSEIAVADAEELGGNRGFEIVVKARRRLGQLIITRAMLDGVRTAVIVDTGAQGSVGNRELQRRLRNARVLGQSELTDVNGQQMTGSVMLARSLAIDNVQLTHVPIFFGDSPTFRSLKLDKEPALVLGIRELKMFRRVAIDFRKGQILFDLPRSVRRFDSMYGGRIGL; via the coding sequence ATGACCTGGCACCTGCTTGCAGCCGCGCTGGCAAGCGTGGCTGGCGGTGCGATTGCGAACCCGGCGGAAACCGCGGACAAGACCACGCAAGCACCGCAAACCGACCATGAAGTGATCGCGCTTGAGCAAGAGCGATACAGGCGGCTGACTGTCCCCGTCACCATACAGGGACAAGGGCCCTTCCGATTCCTGATCGACACCGGATCGCAGGCCACCGTCCTGTCGCACGATCTGGCCGACCTGCTGCAACTGACCGAGCGCCGAACGGCCATATTGGTGGCCATGGCCAGCCGGATGCCGATCGAAACTGTCGATGTCCGCGACCTGACACTGGGATCGCGCAGCTTCTATATCCAGACCGCGCCGCTGCTGGATGCGATCCATATCGGCGATGCAGACGGCATATTGGGGCTGGACAGCCTGCAGGACCAGCGCGTGCTGATCGATTTCGTGAACAGCGAGATCGCCGTGGCCGATGCAGAGGAACTGGGCGGCAATCGCGGGTTCGAAATCGTGGTCAAGGCACGGCGGCGGCTGGGGCAATTGATCATCACCCGCGCCATGCTGGACGGGGTGCGCACAGCGGTGATCGTGGATACGGGCGCGCAGGGCAGCGTCGGCAATCGCGAATTGCAGCGCCGCCTGCGCAATGCGCGCGTGTTGGGGCAAAGCGAGCTGACCGATGTGAATGGCCAGCAGATGACCGGCTCGGTCATGCTCGCGCGGTCGCTGGCGATCGACAATGTGCAACTGACCCATGTGCCGATCTTCTTCGGCGATTCGCCCACATTCCGCTCGCTGAAACTGGACAAGGAACCGGCGCTGGTGCTGGGCATCCGCGAGCTGAAGATGTTCCGGCGCGTAGCGATCGATTTCAGGAAGGGGCAGATATTGTTCGACCTGCCGCGCAGCGTCCGCCGGTTCGATTCCATGTATGGGGGCAGGATCGGCCTTTGA
- a CDS encoding lipopolysaccharide biosynthesis protein, with translation MSESLRDEVKRAVIWRSGSQILAQAVAWGSTLAVIRILDPSDYGLFAMTQVVLAFLAFLNGSGFASSLIQDRHIDETKVRQGFGLLILVNGGIALIQLAIAPIAAAWYRQPLVEDLLQVQALMYLATPFIAIPEVLLTRELDFRRPAIANTIATIVSAAVAITCALAGFGVWTLVYAPIAMFWTRAIALMVASRFTLLPSFSFAGAGQMFNFGIMLLASHFFWTIITQADVFIASRSVEPHDLGIYAEGLFLTTLIANKFVPPLNEVAFPAYAKLQNDRATLSASFLKAVRLIMLVTCPLYFGLAAVAPDAVLILLGEKWTEMTPLVRILSLAMPAMTLHILFAPAVNAIGRPEISMRTSLFGVLVMPLAFVIGVRSGIEGLAWAWLLAFPLLPAFAFLLARKPLGIGARQLLAALAPGIGAAAAMALPVHALGTALPEMASWARLICQIAAGGILYGAILFVTSRATLEELIALVLRRRSPEISATA, from the coding sequence ATGAGCGAATCCCTGCGCGACGAGGTGAAACGCGCCGTCATCTGGCGGTCCGGCAGCCAGATCCTGGCGCAAGCCGTGGCCTGGGGTTCGACCCTGGCAGTGATCCGGATTCTCGATCCGTCCGATTACGGCCTCTTCGCCATGACCCAGGTCGTGCTGGCCTTTCTCGCCTTTCTCAACGGCTCGGGCTTTGCCAGTTCGCTGATACAGGACCGCCATATAGACGAGACGAAGGTGCGGCAGGGATTCGGCCTGCTGATCCTGGTCAATGGCGGGATCGCCCTGATCCAGCTGGCCATCGCCCCGATCGCGGCGGCCTGGTATCGGCAGCCGCTGGTGGAGGACCTGCTGCAGGTCCAGGCGCTGATGTATCTGGCGACGCCCTTCATCGCGATTCCCGAAGTATTGCTGACGCGCGAGCTGGATTTCCGCCGCCCGGCAATCGCCAACACTATCGCCACGATCGTGTCCGCCGCTGTTGCCATCACCTGTGCGCTGGCGGGGTTCGGCGTGTGGACGCTGGTCTATGCGCCAATCGCAATGTTCTGGACGCGCGCCATCGCGCTGATGGTGGCATCGCGCTTCACCCTTCTTCCCAGCTTCAGCTTCGCCGGGGCCGGGCAGATGTTCAATTTCGGCATCATGTTGCTGGCCAGCCATTTCTTCTGGACCATCATCACCCAGGCCGATGTCTTCATCGCTTCCCGCTCGGTCGAACCGCACGATCTGGGCATTTATGCCGAGGGGCTGTTTCTCACCACGCTGATCGCCAACAAGTTCGTGCCCCCGCTGAACGAGGTGGCCTTCCCCGCTTATGCCAAATTGCAGAATGACAGGGCGACATTGTCGGCCAGTTTCCTGAAGGCGGTGCGGCTGATCATGCTGGTCACCTGCCCGCTCTATTTCGGGCTGGCCGCCGTGGCGCCGGATGCCGTCTTGATATTGCTGGGAGAGAAATGGACGGAGATGACGCCGCTGGTGCGGATCCTCTCGCTCGCCATGCCGGCAATGACATTGCACATCCTGTTCGCCCCGGCAGTGAATGCCATCGGTCGCCCGGAAATATCCATGCGCACATCCCTGTTCGGCGTTCTGGTGATGCCGCTGGCCTTTGTGATCGGGGTGCGTTCCGGCATTGAAGGGCTTGCCTGGGCCTGGCTGCTGGCCTTCCCTCTGTTGCCGGCCTTCGCCTTCCTGCTGGCGCGCAAACCGCTGGGCATAGGGGCGCGGCAATTGCTGGCGGCGCTCGCCCCCGGCATTGGCGCCGCCGCGGCCATGGCCCTGCCCGTTCATGCGCTGGGCACGGCCCTGCCGGAAATGGCGAGCTGGGCACGGCTGATCTGCCAGATCGCGGCGGGTGGCATTCTGTATGGCGCGATCCTGTTCGTCACCTCGCGCGCAACTTTGGAAGAACTGATCGCCCTTGTGTTGCGCCGGCGCTCACCGGAAATTTCCGCAACTGCCTGA
- a CDS encoding glycosyltransferase family A protein, translating into MELQSAPSPPPPRVAVIVPAYGVAHLVGEALDSLLAQDMTDWECVVVDDGAPDDVAEAVTPYLKDSRITFLHTDNGGVSAARNRAIAITSAPYIALLDGDDLFRPAYLARTTAALDEDPAARIVTCNARIFGALDRERYCVSAKQGTSDGLHGSLGDVLDRSFNVYIGSTFRRADFDSVGGFDETMSHAEDFDFWVRLMMLGGHALYLDEVLGEYRVRPESASASNSKMIRGNLRVYEKALAALGNGPDAGIAHRMIAVNHNQLAFEQALTRVEQGDTQGLPALRAVYRAQGGMIWTLAFALWRIAPALAPPMLRWRRRAHMRGGSTVNVPPLPSARPARLARA; encoded by the coding sequence ATGGAATTGCAGTCCGCCCCCTCTCCCCCGCCGCCGCGCGTCGCCGTGATCGTTCCGGCCTATGGCGTTGCTCACTTGGTCGGTGAGGCGCTGGATTCCCTGCTGGCCCAGGACATGACCGATTGGGAATGCGTGGTGGTGGATGATGGCGCACCGGACGACGTGGCCGAAGCAGTCACCCCTTATCTGAAGGATTCGAGGATCACCTTCCTCCATACGGACAATGGCGGCGTGTCCGCGGCACGCAACCGGGCCATCGCGATCACCAGCGCACCCTATATAGCACTGCTGGACGGGGACGATCTGTTCCGGCCTGCCTATCTCGCCCGCACGACCGCGGCACTGGACGAGGACCCGGCCGCACGCATTGTAACCTGCAATGCCCGCATCTTCGGCGCGCTGGACAGGGAACGGTACTGCGTTTCCGCCAAGCAAGGGACGAGCGACGGGCTGCACGGTTCGCTGGGAGATGTGCTGGACCGCAGTTTCAACGTCTATATCGGCTCCACCTTCCGGCGGGCTGATTTCGATTCCGTGGGCGGGTTCGACGAAACCATGTCCCATGCAGAGGATTTCGATTTCTGGGTCCGGCTGATGATGCTGGGCGGCCATGCGCTCTATCTGGACGAAGTGCTGGGAGAATATCGGGTGCGTCCCGAATCCGCCTCCGCCAGCAACAGCAAGATGATCCGGGGCAATCTGCGCGTCTATGAAAAGGCGCTGGCTGCGCTGGGCAACGGGCCCGATGCCGGCATCGCCCACCGGATGATCGCCGTAAACCACAACCAGCTGGCGTTTGAACAGGCTCTGACACGTGTCGAACAGGGGGATACGCAGGGCCTGCCCGCCCTGCGCGCCGTATACCGGGCACAAGGCGGCATGATCTGGACGCTCGCCTTCGCCCTGTGGCGGATCGCCCCCGCCCTTGCCCCACCCATGCTGCGCTGGCGACGGCGGGCCCATATGCGCGGGGGCAGCACGGTGAATGTGCCGCCCTTGCCTTCCGCGCGTCCGGCAAGGCTGGCCCGGGCATGA